A section of the Stenotrophomonas acidaminiphila genome encodes:
- a CDS encoding serine hydrolase, translating into MKENSRRRRFRPVASGLLGVLMPFALSTTAQTPTAPQPLPASAPPLPVNLENAPMQSPTQPMPYRVALRPDQVQALPEGFNVAAIESMAEQLTYGNRVPGIAMAIVHNGRVLSTRGFGVTDIGNPQPVDAHTVFRLASLSKAFAGTMAGLLVNDGTLRWDSKVTDYVPGFQLATPEATGRLTVADVLSHRVGLPYNAYDRDIEANADYYTLTRKLASAPLKCEPGECYAYQNVAFSLIGDVVYAASGSFYEQAVERRIFKPLGMNDASLGLAGIQASPRWARPHVRSRNGWVSLSPKPTYYRVAPAAGVNASASDMAQWLLAHTGHRPDVLPAPLLATLHAPLVNTPGEMRSGWRRQRLDSAGYALGWRVFDYAGHTVVFHAGAVQGYRGLVALLPERDLGIAVMWNGESSVPSGLMPTILDRALGLPTQRWLDVDTDFGSDNLMADETPANPPRGRKGVASDRATASPR; encoded by the coding sequence ATGAAAGAGAACAGCAGACGCCGGCGTTTCCGTCCGGTGGCATCGGGATTGCTCGGTGTGTTGATGCCCTTCGCACTGTCGACCACCGCCCAGACGCCCACCGCGCCGCAGCCGCTGCCTGCATCGGCCCCGCCGCTGCCGGTGAACCTCGAGAACGCGCCGATGCAGTCGCCGACGCAGCCGATGCCCTACCGGGTGGCGCTGCGCCCGGACCAGGTGCAGGCCCTGCCCGAGGGCTTCAATGTCGCCGCCATCGAATCGATGGCCGAACAACTCACCTACGGCAACCGCGTGCCCGGCATCGCGATGGCGATCGTGCACAACGGCCGCGTGCTGTCCACCCGCGGCTTCGGCGTCACCGACATCGGCAATCCGCAGCCGGTGGATGCGCACACCGTGTTCCGCCTGGCATCGCTGTCCAAGGCCTTCGCCGGCACCATGGCCGGGCTGCTGGTCAACGACGGCACCCTGCGCTGGGACAGCAAGGTCACCGACTACGTGCCCGGCTTCCAGCTGGCCACGCCCGAGGCCACCGGCCGGCTGACCGTGGCCGACGTGCTCAGCCACCGCGTCGGCCTGCCGTACAACGCGTACGACCGCGACATCGAGGCCAACGCCGACTACTACACGCTGACCCGCAAGCTCGCCAGCGCGCCGCTCAAGTGCGAGCCCGGCGAATGCTACGCCTACCAGAACGTCGCCTTCAGCCTGATCGGCGACGTGGTCTATGCGGCCTCTGGCAGCTTCTACGAGCAGGCGGTCGAGCGCCGCATCTTCAAGCCGCTGGGCATGAACGATGCCAGCCTCGGCCTGGCCGGCATCCAGGCCAGTCCGCGCTGGGCGCGCCCGCACGTGCGCAGCCGCAACGGCTGGGTTTCGCTGTCGCCCAAGCCCACTTACTACCGGGTCGCCCCGGCCGCCGGGGTCAACGCCAGCGCCAGCGACATGGCGCAGTGGCTGCTGGCGCACACCGGGCATCGCCCCGACGTGCTGCCGGCACCGCTGCTGGCGACCCTGCACGCACCGCTGGTCAACACGCCGGGCGAGATGCGTTCGGGCTGGCGCCGCCAGCGGCTGGACTCGGCCGGCTATGCACTGGGGTGGCGCGTGTTCGACTACGCCGGCCATACGGTGGTGTTCCACGCCGGCGCGGTGCAGGGCTACCGCGGCCTGGTCGCGCTGCTGCCCGAGCGCGATCTCGGCATCGCGGTGATGTGGAATGGCGAGAGCAGCGTGCCCAGCGGGCTGATGCCGACCATCCTCGACCGTGCCCTCGGCCTGCCGACGCAGCGCTGGCTGGACGTGGACACCGACTTCGGCAGCGACAACCTGATGGCGGACGAGACCCCGGCCAATCCGCCGCGTGGCAGGAAGGGCGTCGCCTCCGACCGGGCCACCGCGTCTCCGCGCTGA
- the fadE gene encoding acyl-CoA dehydrogenase (functions in fatty acid oxidation; converts acyl-CoA and FAD to FADH2 and delta2-enoyl-CoA) — MSTVVPFLALLLAAAFVAYHRMRLVTWTVIGAVLLGICWFAGINPTAVIVAAAILAVVSALVLLPFLRKPLITSPFMGVFRKVLPPLSKTERIALETGSVGFEGELFTGDPDWQKLLDYPKPQLTAEEQAFLDGPVEELCRMVNDWEITHVHADLPPELWDFIKKNKFFGMIIPKQYGGLGFSALAHHKVIQKLASISSVVSSTVGVPNSLGPGELLNHYGTQEQKDYYLPRLAAGIEVPCFGLTGPFAGSDATSIPDFGIVCRGTWNGEEVLGLKLTFDKRYITLAPVATLIGLAFRMYDPDGLLGDTKDIGITLALLPRETPGVEVGRRHFPLNSPFQNGPIRGKDVFIPLSQIIGGPDKRGLGWNMLNECLAVGRSITLPSTASGGAKAGAVITGAYARIRKQFGLSVGRFEGVEEALARIGGKAYKISALSQATAAAVDRGDVPSVPSAIAKYHCTNMSRECISDMMDVIGGKGIILGPRNFAGRSWQAAPIAITVEGANIMTRSLLIFGQGAILCHPWVLKEMKAAQDEDRKAGLREFDQALFGHVRFGISNAVRSFWFGLTGARFGAAPGDAYTRRYFRKLDRYSANLALMADISMMTLGGKLKFKESLSGRLGDVLSHIYMTSAMLKRYHDEGAPTADQPLLAWAFHDSVHRIEEALSAALRNFPIRPIGWLMWALIFPFGRRAEAPGDRLSRRVAAALMSPNEARDRLAKGVFLTPCENNPGGRIASYLTKAVMAEPVERKFLKALKTKGIEALTFPAQLDEAVAEGVITQDERTLLEELRAITLDTITVDDFDPHELRAASYYDHHGRQPQQVA, encoded by the coding sequence ATGAGTACTGTCGTTCCCTTCCTGGCGCTGCTGCTGGCAGCCGCCTTCGTCGCCTATCACCGCATGCGGCTGGTCACCTGGACGGTGATCGGCGCCGTACTGCTGGGCATCTGCTGGTTCGCGGGCATCAACCCGACTGCGGTCATCGTCGCCGCGGCGATCCTGGCCGTGGTCAGCGCGCTGGTGCTGCTGCCGTTCCTGCGCAAGCCGCTGATCACCTCGCCGTTCATGGGGGTGTTCCGCAAGGTGCTGCCGCCGCTGTCCAAGACCGAGCGCATCGCGCTGGAGACCGGCTCGGTCGGTTTCGAGGGCGAGCTGTTCACTGGCGATCCGGACTGGCAGAAGCTGCTGGACTATCCCAAGCCGCAGCTCACCGCCGAAGAGCAGGCATTCCTGGACGGCCCGGTCGAGGAACTGTGCCGGATGGTCAACGACTGGGAAATCACCCATGTCCACGCCGACCTGCCGCCGGAACTGTGGGATTTCATCAAGAAGAACAAGTTCTTCGGCATGATCATCCCCAAGCAGTACGGCGGCCTGGGCTTCTCCGCGCTGGCCCACCACAAGGTGATCCAGAAGCTGGCGTCGATCTCCAGCGTGGTCAGTTCCACCGTCGGCGTGCCCAACTCGCTGGGCCCGGGTGAACTGCTCAACCATTACGGCACCCAGGAACAGAAGGACTACTACCTGCCGCGCCTGGCGGCGGGCATCGAGGTGCCATGCTTCGGCCTGACCGGCCCGTTCGCCGGCTCGGATGCCACCTCCATCCCCGATTTCGGCATCGTCTGCAGGGGCACCTGGAACGGCGAGGAAGTCCTCGGCCTGAAGCTGACCTTCGACAAGCGCTACATCACCCTGGCGCCGGTGGCCACGCTGATCGGCCTGGCGTTCCGCATGTACGACCCCGACGGCCTGCTCGGCGACACCAAGGACATCGGCATCACCCTGGCGCTGCTGCCGCGCGAAACCCCGGGCGTGGAAGTCGGCCGCCGCCACTTCCCGCTGAACTCGCCGTTCCAGAACGGCCCGATCCGCGGCAAGGACGTGTTCATCCCGCTCAGCCAGATCATCGGCGGCCCGGACAAGCGCGGCCTGGGCTGGAACATGCTCAACGAGTGCCTGGCCGTCGGCCGCTCCATCACCCTGCCATCCACCGCCTCGGGCGGTGCCAAGGCCGGCGCGGTCATCACCGGCGCGTACGCCCGCATCCGCAAGCAGTTCGGCCTGTCGGTCGGCCGCTTCGAGGGCGTGGAGGAAGCGCTGGCCCGCATCGGCGGCAAGGCGTACAAGATCAGCGCGCTGTCGCAGGCCACGGCGGCGGCGGTGGACCGCGGCGACGTGCCGTCGGTGCCGTCGGCCATCGCCAAGTACCACTGCACCAACATGAGCCGCGAGTGCATCAGCGACATGATGGACGTCATCGGCGGCAAGGGCATCATCCTCGGCCCGCGCAATTTCGCCGGCCGCAGCTGGCAGGCCGCGCCCATCGCGATCACCGTGGAAGGCGCCAACATCATGACCCGCAGCCTGCTGATCTTCGGCCAGGGCGCGATCCTGTGCCATCCGTGGGTGCTCAAGGAAATGAAGGCCGCCCAGGACGAGGACCGCAAGGCCGGCCTGCGCGAGTTCGACCAGGCGCTGTTCGGCCATGTGCGCTTCGGCATCTCCAACGCGGTGCGTTCGTTCTGGTTCGGGCTGACCGGCGCGCGCTTCGGTGCCGCCCCGGGCGACGCCTACACCCGCCGCTACTTCCGCAAGCTGGACCGCTACTCCGCCAACCTGGCGCTGATGGCCGACATCTCGATGATGACCCTGGGCGGCAAGCTCAAGTTCAAGGAATCGCTGTCCGGCCGCCTGGGCGACGTGCTCAGCCACATCTACATGACCAGCGCGATGCTCAAGCGCTACCACGACGAAGGCGCGCCGACGGCCGACCAGCCGCTGCTGGCGTGGGCGTTCCATGACAGCGTGCACCGCATCGAGGAGGCACTGTCGGCGGCGCTGCGCAACTTCCCGATCCGCCCGATCGGCTGGCTGATGTGGGCGCTGATCTTCCCGTTCGGCCGCCGCGCCGAAGCTCCCGGCGATCGCCTGAGCCGGCGCGTGGCCGCCGCCCTGATGTCGCCCAACGAAGCCCGCGACCGGCTGGCCAAGGGCGTGTTCCTGACCCCGTGCGAGAACAACCCCGGTGGCCGCATCGCCAGCTACCTGACCAAGGCGGTCATGGCCGAGCCGGTGGAGCGCAAGTTCCTCAAGGCGCTCAAGACCAAGGGCATCGAGGCGTTGACCTTCCCCGCACAGCTGGACGAGGCGGTGGCCGAAGGGGTCATCACCCAGGACGAGCGCACCCTGCTGGAGGAACTGCGCGCGATCACCCTGGATACCATCACCGTGGACGACTTCGATCCGCATGAGCTGCGTGCCGCGTCGTATTACGACCACCACGGCCGGCAGCCGCAGCAGGTGGCCTGA
- a CDS encoding alpha/beta hydrolase encodes MHAQDTRLEGAHGIGLAATKAPGNKPPILFAHGFGQTRGAWTTTAAALHAAGHATLAYDARGHGGSDWNPAGLPYHGEQFTDDLIVVAGELPRPPVLVAASMGGLFGLMAEARWPGLFAAMVLVDITPRWETRGVERILAFMSAHPDGFASLEAAADSIAAYMPHRPRKSDDALRGLLRPTGSGRWSWHWDPRLVEELARDSEQHQDAIAEAARRVECPLLLVSGGRSDLVTPQTVAEFLALVPHAQHVHLADATHMVAGDDNDAFTAAVLNYLDALPPASAAASARTEHVTGASQ; translated from the coding sequence ATGCACGCGCAAGACACCCGCCTGGAAGGTGCCCACGGCATCGGACTGGCCGCCACGAAAGCCCCTGGAAACAAGCCGCCGATCCTGTTCGCGCACGGCTTCGGCCAGACCCGCGGCGCGTGGACCACGACTGCCGCGGCGCTGCATGCCGCCGGCCACGCCACGCTGGCCTACGATGCGCGTGGCCATGGCGGTTCCGATTGGAATCCGGCCGGGCTGCCGTATCACGGCGAGCAGTTCACCGACGACCTGATCGTGGTCGCAGGCGAACTGCCGCGGCCACCGGTGTTGGTCGCCGCGTCGATGGGCGGGCTGTTTGGGCTGATGGCCGAGGCGCGCTGGCCGGGGCTGTTCGCGGCGATGGTGCTGGTGGACATCACCCCGCGCTGGGAAACCCGCGGGGTCGAGCGCATCCTCGCCTTCATGAGCGCGCACCCGGATGGCTTCGCCTCGCTGGAAGCGGCCGCCGACAGCATCGCCGCCTATATGCCGCATCGCCCGCGCAAGAGCGACGATGCCCTGCGCGGCTTGCTGCGCCCCACCGGCAGCGGCCGTTGGAGCTGGCACTGGGATCCGAGGCTGGTGGAGGAACTGGCGCGCGACAGCGAACAGCACCAGGATGCCATCGCCGAAGCCGCGCGCCGCGTCGAATGCCCGCTGCTGCTGGTCAGCGGTGGCCGCAGCGACCTGGTCACCCCGCAGACGGTGGCCGAATTCCTGGCGCTGGTGCCGCACGCGCAACACGTGCATCTGGCCGACGCCACGCATATGGTGGCAGGCGATGACAACGACGCGTTTACCGCCGCCGTGTTGAATTACCTGGACGCACTGCCCCCGGCTTCCGCCGCCGCGTCCGCCCGAACCGAGCACGTTACCGGAGCAAGTCAATGA
- a CDS encoding GMC family oxidoreductase — MREFDYIIIGAGSAGCVLANRLSADPQLQVLLVEAGPRDRHPFIHMPAGLARLVDNRRLNWSYHTEPEPQLQGRRLWWPRGKVLGGSSSINAMCYVRGVAGDYDRWAAAGASGWDWAGVLPWFRQAECNSRGGDALHGDAGPLHVSDLLYVNPLSHAFVDAGVQAGHPHNADFNGPTQVGVGLYQVTQKQGARCSSAAAYLAPVRQRRNLHVLTGAQVERIQVDAGRAHGIVLRQGRQRQHLHARREVLLSAGAVNSPQLLMLSGIGPADALRAHGIAVRLDQPQVGANLQDHLDICTLYRTVPGVSYDRASELKIAFDWFLRGHRGAGSSNIAEAGGFVRSRFAADERADIQFHFVPAMLDDHGRHRLPGDGYTLHACYLHPRSRGRIALAGADPSLAPRIHANYLGDDDGFDLKMMIEAARLSRDLLRQPAFDRWRRAPIFPAREDLDDAGLEAFVRAKAETIYHPVGTCRMGSDDAAVLDPQLRLRGVDGLRVIDASAMPTLVSGNTNAPVIMMAERAAALILDPQAAAPR; from the coding sequence ATGCGGGAATTCGACTACATCATCATCGGTGCCGGTTCGGCCGGCTGCGTGCTGGCCAACCGGCTCAGTGCCGATCCGCAGCTGCAGGTACTGCTGGTCGAGGCCGGCCCGCGCGACCGCCACCCGTTCATCCACATGCCCGCCGGGCTGGCCCGGCTGGTCGACAACCGCCGCCTCAACTGGAGCTACCACACCGAACCGGAACCTCAGTTGCAGGGACGGCGGCTGTGGTGGCCGCGCGGCAAGGTGCTGGGTGGGTCGAGCTCGATCAACGCGATGTGCTACGTGCGCGGCGTCGCCGGCGACTACGACCGCTGGGCCGCGGCCGGTGCCAGCGGCTGGGACTGGGCCGGCGTGCTGCCGTGGTTCCGCCAAGCCGAATGCAACAGCCGTGGTGGCGACGCGCTGCACGGCGACGCCGGCCCGTTGCATGTTTCCGACCTGCTTTACGTCAACCCGCTCAGCCATGCCTTCGTCGACGCCGGCGTGCAGGCCGGCCATCCGCACAATGCTGACTTCAACGGGCCCACCCAGGTCGGCGTGGGCCTGTACCAGGTGACGCAGAAGCAAGGCGCGCGCTGCTCGTCGGCCGCCGCCTATCTGGCGCCGGTACGACAGCGCCGCAACCTGCACGTGCTCACCGGCGCACAGGTCGAGCGCATCCAGGTCGACGCCGGCCGCGCGCACGGCATCGTGCTGCGCCAGGGCCGGCAGCGGCAGCACCTGCACGCACGGCGCGAGGTGCTGCTCAGCGCCGGCGCGGTCAACTCGCCGCAGCTGCTGATGCTCTCCGGCATCGGTCCGGCCGATGCCCTGCGCGCCCACGGCATCGCGGTGCGGCTCGACCAGCCGCAGGTGGGTGCCAACCTGCAGGACCATCTGGATATCTGCACCCTGTACCGCACCGTTCCCGGTGTCAGCTACGACCGCGCCAGCGAGCTGAAGATCGCGTTCGACTGGTTCCTGCGCGGCCACCGCGGCGCCGGCAGCAGCAACATCGCCGAAGCCGGCGGCTTCGTGCGCTCGCGCTTCGCCGCCGACGAGCGTGCCGACATCCAGTTCCATTTCGTGCCGGCGATGCTCGACGACCATGGCCGCCACCGCCTGCCCGGCGATGGCTACACCCTGCACGCCTGCTACCTGCACCCGCGCAGCCGCGGCCGCATCGCGCTGGCTGGCGCAGACCCGTCGCTTGCGCCACGGATCCATGCCAACTACCTGGGCGACGACGACGGCTTCGACCTGAAGATGATGATCGAGGCCGCACGCCTGAGCCGCGACCTGCTGCGCCAGCCCGCGTTCGACCGCTGGCGGCGCGCGCCGATCTTCCCCGCCCGCGAGGACCTGGACGACGCCGGCCTGGAGGCGTTCGTCCGCGCCAAGGCCGAGACCATCTACCACCCGGTCGGCACCTGCCGCATGGGCAGCGACGACGCGGCGGTGCTCGACCCGCAACTGCGGCTGCGCGGCGTGGACGGACTGCGCGTGATCGACGCCTCGGCGATGCCCACGCTGGTCAGCGGCAACACCAACGCGCCGGTGATCATGATGGCCGAGCGTGCGGCGGCGTTGATCCTCGATCCGCAGGCCGCCGCGCCGCGCTGA
- a CDS encoding DUF4442 domain-containing protein, with protein sequence MSPPLLTLYRRLSRWPGGRWLFTRAVCFKAPYFASISPRITLLADGRCEGTLADRRKVRNHIGTVHAIALCNLAELTAGLMTDASLPADMRWIPRGMEVRYLAKARGPLKAVAVPERPIASAPTGYELPVRVGISDAAGTEVFTARIAMWVSPRRANG encoded by the coding sequence ATGAGCCCCCCATTGCTGACGCTGTACCGGCGCCTGTCGCGCTGGCCGGGCGGACGCTGGCTGTTCACCCGCGCGGTGTGCTTCAAGGCGCCGTATTTCGCCAGTATTTCCCCGCGCATCACCCTGCTCGCGGACGGCCGCTGCGAAGGCACCCTGGCCGACCGCCGCAAAGTGCGCAACCACATCGGCACCGTGCATGCGATCGCGCTGTGCAATCTGGCCGAGCTGACCGCCGGCCTGATGACCGATGCCTCGCTGCCGGCCGACATGCGCTGGATTCCCAGGGGCATGGAGGTGCGCTACTTGGCCAAGGCGCGCGGCCCGCTGAAGGCGGTGGCGGTGCCGGAACGCCCCATCGCCAGCGCCCCCACCGGGTACGAACTGCCGGTGCGGGTCGGCATCAGCGATGCGGCGGGCACCGAGGTGTTCACCGCCCGCATCGCGATGTGGGTGTCGCCGCGCCGCGCAAACGGCTAG
- a CDS encoding TetR family transcriptional regulator has product MNESSASPAEPRGTRNSRLSADDWAQAALDLIAEQGVGAVAVEPLARRLGVTKGSFYWHFPSRDALLQAALERWELVEQQQVFGSLEEVPDPRTRLRALFQLVAHEVTPHVIYSELLKALDNPLVRPVIDRVSQRRLDYLMASFRQAGLSSTDARHRARLAYAAYVGFLQLSLQLQQPKQAREEFESYVEHVIETLIPNG; this is encoded by the coding sequence ATGAACGAATCTTCAGCTTCCCCGGCGGAACCCCGCGGTACACGCAACAGCCGCCTCAGTGCGGACGACTGGGCCCAGGCCGCCCTGGACCTGATCGCGGAGCAGGGGGTCGGCGCGGTGGCGGTGGAGCCGCTGGCCCGCCGCCTTGGCGTTACCAAGGGCAGCTTCTACTGGCACTTTCCCTCGCGCGACGCGCTGCTGCAGGCCGCACTGGAACGCTGGGAGCTGGTCGAGCAGCAGCAGGTGTTCGGCAGCCTGGAGGAAGTACCCGACCCGCGCACCCGCTTGCGCGCGCTGTTCCAGCTGGTCGCGCACGAGGTCACGCCGCACGTGATCTACAGCGAGCTGCTCAAGGCGCTGGACAACCCGCTGGTACGCCCGGTGATCGACCGCGTTTCGCAGCGACGCCTGGACTATCTGATGGCCTCGTTCCGCCAGGCCGGCCTCAGCTCCACCGACGCCCGCCACCGCGCGCGCCTGGCCTACGCGGCCTACGTGGGCTTCCTGCAGCTGTCGCTGCAGCTGCAGCAACCGAAGCAGGCGCGCGAGGAATTCGAATCCTACGTCGAGCACGTGATCGAGACGCTGATCCCGAACGGGTGA
- a CDS encoding MFS transporter produces the protein MRSGQGRVHAGERLAVALSFAYFFCVLAAYYVIRPLREQLAAAVGSTQLPWFYGATFIGTLLLSPLFAALVTRWPRRVVMPVVQVFFIACLLGFVPLFAWPELLGPKTLGVTFFVWVSVFNLFVVSVFWSFMSDIWDSAQARRLFPVIAVAGTVGAVAGPMLTRSLVGVIGVAPLLVVSAALLCLALGCVVALGRWARRHGARRHEPGHEAAVGGGMFDGLKQVFADPFIRNMSILLLLADGIGTVNYALVTDYSGVTFADAVARTRFAANIDLAGNVLTAITQLTLTRWLLPRKGPGIVIMIWALVSVGALSLVLFARDPHAPLLMGMPAVAIALIVSRGLAYGMAEPARHSLYTRVPRSVRYKGQNAVDTAVWRFGDMSIALGMNWLRVLGMGTAGFAGVSAAAAVIAAGIGWRLSRRPEGVPAPEAPPAR, from the coding sequence ATGCGGTCCGGTCAGGGCAGGGTACATGCGGGGGAGCGGCTGGCGGTTGCGCTGTCCTTCGCCTATTTCTTTTGCGTGCTGGCCGCGTACTACGTGATCCGTCCGCTGCGCGAGCAGCTGGCCGCCGCGGTCGGCTCGACCCAGCTGCCCTGGTTCTACGGCGCCACCTTCATCGGCACCCTGCTGCTGTCGCCGCTGTTCGCCGCGCTGGTGACGCGCTGGCCGCGGCGGGTGGTGATGCCGGTGGTGCAAGTGTTCTTCATCGCCTGCCTGCTCGGGTTCGTGCCGTTGTTCGCGTGGCCGGAGCTGCTCGGGCCGAAGACGCTGGGGGTGACGTTCTTCGTCTGGGTGAGCGTGTTCAACCTGTTCGTGGTGTCGGTGTTCTGGAGCTTCATGTCCGACATCTGGGACAGCGCGCAGGCGCGGCGGTTGTTCCCGGTCATTGCCGTGGCCGGCACGGTGGGCGCGGTCGCCGGGCCGATGCTGACCCGTTCGCTGGTGGGCGTGATCGGCGTGGCGCCGCTGCTGGTGGTCTCGGCGGCACTGCTGTGCCTGGCGCTGGGGTGCGTCGTGGCCCTGGGGCGCTGGGCGCGGCGGCATGGCGCGCGCCGCCACGAACCCGGCCACGAGGCCGCGGTCGGCGGTGGCATGTTCGACGGCCTCAAGCAGGTGTTCGCCGATCCGTTCATCCGCAACATGTCGATCCTGCTGCTGCTGGCCGACGGCATCGGCACGGTGAACTATGCGCTGGTGACCGACTACTCCGGGGTCACGTTCGCCGACGCGGTGGCGCGCACCCGCTTTGCCGCCAACATCGACCTGGCCGGCAACGTGCTGACCGCCATCACCCAGCTCACCCTCACCCGCTGGCTGCTGCCGCGCAAGGGGCCGGGCATCGTCATCATGATCTGGGCGCTGGTCAGCGTCGGCGCGCTGTCGCTGGTGCTGTTCGCGCGCGACCCGCACGCGCCGCTGCTGATGGGCATGCCGGCGGTGGCGATCGCACTGATCGTCAGTCGCGGCCTGGCCTACGGCATGGCCGAGCCGGCGCGGCACAGCCTGTACACCCGGGTGCCGCGCAGCGTGCGCTACAAGGGCCAGAATGCGGTGGACACGGCGGTATGGCGGTTCGGCGACATGTCCATCGCGCTGGGCATGAACTGGTTGCGCGTGCTGGGCATGGGCACTGCCGGCTTCGCCGGCGTCAGCGCGGCCGCGGCCGTGATCGCGGCGGGCATCGGCTGGCGGCTGTCGCGTCGCCCCGAGGGCGTGCCGGCGCCGGAGGCGCCGCCCGCCCGCTGA